A segment of the Luteitalea sp. genome:
ATCTGCGATGAGCGACATGACATACGCGGCAATCAGACCTGCAGAGAGCCAGGCAGCGAGGCGTAGATTCGACAGGAGCACCCGGACAATGTCGATCGCCGTCTGGAGCGGGCTCGTCACCAAGCCGGCGATGAGACGGCCCAGGTTTGCGAAGAGCGTGCCCGGATCGAGCAGGGCGGGGAGGCTGTTCCCACCCGCTGCGGCGATCAGGACGAGCGTGCACGTCACGAGGTAGAGGTAGTACGAGAGCCGCCCGACGAACACCGCGCGCCGGACGCCAGAGAGCAGCGGCTCCGCGTATCGCAGCTGCACGACCTCTTGAAGCGCCGTCGTGCGTGCGCCCCGGAAGGCATCGGCCTCAGATCGCAACGACGAGGTGAAGACCAGCGACGCACCCGTGGGCACGTTCCCTGGAGCGTAGTCGTCGGTGCCGTGGGCGATACGCTCCAGCGCGGTGACATGTACCTTTGGTGCAACGCCGTTGGCTTGGCAGATGGCGTGGGTGTCACGCGGCTTCCACCGGTAGAAGATGCCCAAGCCGGCGCGCGGGTCGTACAACTTGTCGTCTGCATTCGCGTGCTGGCTGTAAGCTTCACGCTCCTCGACGTTGAAGCGCAGGCCGGCTCGCTCTGCTTCTGTCATCATCCAGTCCAGCGCCACCAGCGACAATCCTTGCTTTGGATAGCCGCCGCCCACGTTCGAGTGCGCTCCCGCGAACCAGACTTGCGTGATGCGCCCGTTGGCCTCCTGCGTTTCATCCCACAGCAGCGGATTGAACGAGTGGCGCCCATCGTCGAGGGCGAGCGCGTGGCACGCGCGGTCCACGAGCGGGCTGAGACGGTAGTCCGGGAACTTGTACCGGTAGACCACGGTGTTGAGGATGTCGCTGAGGTGAAAGGGCAGCCCGACGGCGTCTACGGTATCCCAGACACCGACGAAGCGAATGCGCGCCTCGTCACCCAGGCAGCATGCCTTCTTGAATGCCTCCAGCCGCTTGTCGTCTGGTGGACCGAAGAGCACGCGGGCGAGCGACGTGCGATACCGGTAGCGATAGAGGCGATAGGCTCGTGCCACCGCTCGGTGTAGATCGCGGGTCGTAGGGGTCTTCGACGTGTCGAGGATTCCACACGTGGCGATGAGGCCCGCCAACGTCCGCACGGTGAACGCGCCGCGGCTGAAGCCGAAGATAAAAATCTGATCTCCTGGGTCGTAGATGCGAACCAGCTCCTTGTAGAGCTGCTTGACGTTGCGGCTCAATCCATAACCGCTCATTCCCGCGATGATCTTGATTGGCTTGAAGTTCTCCGTCCCCACGCCATCGTCGTAGAAGGCCACCTGCGGTCTGAGGCCAGGGTCGACACGATGTCCATTGAGGTCGACGGCCTCGTAGAGCTTGAACACGTTCGTGCCCCGCCCTTTGATAGCGGTGTTTCCGGTTCCATCGGAGCAGACGACGATGTTCTTGGCCATGAGGCACCTCGTGCGCGCTGCCGCCGAGCCCGGGAGACGACCCAGGCCGAGAGGCTACATACAATAACGACGCGAGGCCGCCAACCGATCGCGGGGCGCTGGGCTTATGTCTTGCGGAGCTTCCGAAGCGATTCCCGGAATACCTCGAGCACAGCCTGTGCACTGTCCGTCCGGATTTGCAGGAGGACCGCGGTTAGCATGTCAGCCGTAAGCCCGGGAAACGCAAGGCTTGTCGAGGCTTCGGTGTATTCCGTTCTGGTGAGCTGATATATCGAGGCACGTGGCTCTTTGAATCGCCACACTTCCGGCACGCCGAGCTTGGCGTAGAACGCGAGCTTTCGTTTGGAGCTGTGAGAAACGTCGATTTCGACGACGACGTCCGGTGGTGGATCGACGGCGAGATCGAGATCCATCTTTCCTACGACTTGGGCCGCATGTTGCACGTAGAAGCAGGTGTCAGGCTCGGCGCCTTGCTTCAAAGCCGGCTCCTTGAAGGTGGTTGAGCCAAAGCTCTCCACGTTCATCTTCAGCTCGCTGGCGAGCACATCCGCGACGCGCGACACGAACGCGGTGTATCTTCCATGCCTGGACGAAGGGCTCATGATCTCCAACCTCCCCTGGTCGTAGGTGAGTCGGACGGCGTAGCCATCGCCCAGATCAGCTAGAAGCTGCTCGTACTCTGCCCAGGAGACGTCGGGAATGATCAAAGTGCTGCCGGCCGGCAGATGCCGAATGGCATCGACATAGGTGACCGCCTGCGTCGGCATGGTTGCTCCCTGCAAAGAAGAAGCTGCGTAGGAACTCATTATACGTCCGCTCCGGCTACGCGTCGGGCACCCTCGAGGGGCGCCCCCTGCTCTTTCGACGACGATGCCATCGTCCCGAGGCGAGTGTCAATCGGTCGGTGACCACATCGGCCGGTGACCACGGCCGGTGACCACGCGACGGCGCCCGGCCGGTATACTCATCGCCCAGGCCGCGATCTCAGCGATGATTAGCGTCTTCGCCCACGTCGATGACCATACACGACAGGCCGACCGCGTCGACCCCCAGTGGTTGGCGCCAGACAGCCTCGTCAACCTCTGGGTGGACATCGCGCTGCCCGAACCCGCGGCTGAAGACCTGCTGAGCGGCCTCTTCCGGTTCCACGAGCTATCGATCGAGGACGCGATTGCCGAGGTGCATCATCCGAAGATCGAGTCCTATGATGACTACCTCTACCTGGTTCTTCACGGCATTGCGTACCAGGCGGGCGGCGAGGCATTTGCCACCCACGACGTCGACTTCTTTCTTGGGCAACACTACCTGGTGACCGTGCACGACGGCACGTCGCGCTCGATCGCGCGGATCAAAGACCTATGCATCAGAAACGAACGGCTGCTCGGTGAAGGCCCGGGTGCGCTGATGCATCGCATTGTCGACACGATGGTCGACCATTACGCCCCGGAGTTGGACCAGCTCGAAGATCGGCTCGAGGCGCTGGAAGACGATGTACTGGAAGGACGAGACAAAGATATCGTCCGAAGAATCATGGAGCTGAAGCGCGATGTCGGTCTGCTGAAACGGATCACGGTGCCGCAGCGTGACGCCGTGGCGCGGCTCGCTCGCCGCGAGTACGTCGCGATTGAGGAGCCGCTGGCCTACCGCTTCCGCGATGTCTATGACCATCTCGTGCGCTTCACCGAGGAGGCCAATACCTTCCACGACCGCGTGACAGCGCTGCTCGATGCGCACCTGTCGTTCATGTCGAACCGGCTGAACGAGGTGATGAAGGTGCTCACGCTCATTGCCACTATCTTCATGCCGCTCACCGTGCTTACTGGGCTTTACGGCATGAACGTCACGCTTCCCTTGATGCCAGGCGGGGATCACGCCCAGTTCTGGTGGATCGGAGGCATGATGGGGACCCTCGGGCTTGGGATGGGTTGGTGGTTTCATCGGCGCCGATGGTGGTGAGTGATCTGCAGCGCCACGCGGATTCTACAGCCAACAGGTAGGGCCGCCTCGCCGAGGCGGCCGTGACGGCGCGGGAGGCTGACGCGCCC
Coding sequences within it:
- the corA gene encoding magnesium/cobalt transporter CorA → MISVFAHVDDHTRQADRVDPQWLAPDSLVNLWVDIALPEPAAEDLLSGLFRFHELSIEDAIAEVHHPKIESYDDYLYLVLHGIAYQAGGEAFATHDVDFFLGQHYLVTVHDGTSRSIARIKDLCIRNERLLGEGPGALMHRIVDTMVDHYAPELDQLEDRLEALEDDVLEGRDKDIVRRIMELKRDVGLLKRITVPQRDAVARLARREYVAIEEPLAYRFRDVYDHLVRFTEEANTFHDRVTALLDAHLSFMSNRLNEVMKVLTLIATIFMPLTVLTGLYGMNVTLPLMPGGDHAQFWWIGGMMGTLGLGMGWWFHRRRWW
- a CDS encoding Uma2 family endonuclease — encoded protein: MSSYAASSLQGATMPTQAVTYVDAIRHLPAGSTLIIPDVSWAEYEQLLADLGDGYAVRLTYDQGRLEIMSPSSRHGRYTAFVSRVADVLASELKMNVESFGSTTFKEPALKQGAEPDTCFYVQHAAQVVGKMDLDLAVDPPPDVVVEIDVSHSSKRKLAFYAKLGVPEVWRFKEPRASIYQLTRTEYTEASTSLAFPGLTADMLTAVLLQIRTDSAQAVLEVFRESLRKLRKT